The window AATGGCATTGCACAGTAAGTTACTCAGCAGTTGCCTGAGCAGCTTCTTATCCATACAAGCTAAGAACCTGTGACCCCGACATACCAACGTTAGGGTGTGTGGGATGCCTGAGGGCGTTGGGTTTAAACTCATCCCTCGCTGCATTTCGGTCACTAAATCTTGGCAGAACTCATTGAGTACTAGCGGTTCTGGATTGAATCGAACTTGCCCAGCTTCGGCGGTGCCAATAAATAGCGAATCTTCCAATAACTGGAGCATGTGTTTGACTGCATCTTGTATCAGATGCAACTGCTCCACTTTGTCCTCTTGTGTCCATTCATAGTATTCCAGTAACTCCGCCGTAGACATGATCGTCGCTAATGGCGTCCGGAACTCGTGGGAGGTAATCGAAATAAAGCGAGACTTGAGATCGCCCAGTTCTTTTTCTTTGGCGAGGGCATTGAGAATCTCGACTTCCGCTAACTTGCGTTCTGTAACGTCCTCCGCAATCCCTGCAATTCGGGCAGGCGAATCCACTTTATGCAAGATGTGGCAGGCACGCACCCAAATCCAACGCACTGAACCATCGGGTCGCACAATCCGATATTCCTCATCAAAATCTTGCACCTGTTGGAGATGGGGAGTCAAGGCAGCGACGACGCGATCGCGGTCTTCTGGATGTACACTATCTAACCAAGATTGAGGTTGCTCGTATAGACTTTGGGTTGTGCGCCCCCAAAGATCCTCATAGGCAGGACTAATGTAAAGGATCTGGCTCAGATCAGGAAGCGTCAAAAAGAAAACCTCATGGATGTTTTCCGTTAACTGGCGGAATTGCTCTTCCCTTAAGCGCAAATCTTCCTGTGTTTTTCGGTAATCCGTAATATCGAAGAGTACGCCATCCAAACACAGCAAACTACCGTCTGCGGCAAATACACCTTGACCTTTCTCGTAGACCCATCGTATACTTCCGTCTTTTCCAACCAGTCGATACTCTATGACATAAGGCTTTCGCAGTGCGATACACTCGGCTACAACCCGCTCCACCCTGGTTCGATCTTCGGGAGCAATCACACTCGTAAATGTCCGGACTTGATTGTGGAGAAAGTCAGCCGCCGGATAACCTATCATCTCTTCCATGAAATCGCTGATGAAGTCGATGGTCCAGTCCGCATCGTAGGCACGGCGGTAAACGACACCAGGGATATGATCCACTAAGGAACGGAATCGCTCCTCGCTCTCTCGCAATGCGGCCTCAGCTTGCTTCTGCTCAGTCACATCACGCCCCATGATCAGGACTTCATCTTGACTATAGAAAACGCTGCGAATTTCATAATGACGTCGTTCGCCTTTAATCTGTATTGGTGCTTCTGAAACTTGAACCTTACCTGTCGAGAGCGTCGCTGCTACATCGGCACTCAGTTTAAGTGCTAATTCGTGTGGCAACAAGCTAGCGATTTTTTTCCCCAGAAACGCATGAGCAGAAATCGGCGTCTGGCGATTTTTGGCAGGGATGAAGTCTAGGTAAGTCCCATCTCGATGGATTCGCACTAAGGCGTCGGGAATCGCCTCCAGTAAAGCACGATTTACCGCTTCGCTTTGGCGCAGTGCTTGTTGGGCCAAAAAACTTTCGTTCCACAGAGACACTGCCGCCGCTGCGCTGGTGAGCAAATCAACTTCTGATGCCTGCCAAGGGTGGCCTTCTGTACAATTGTCAAAACCAATAAACCCGAAAA of the Allocoleopsis franciscana PCC 7113 genome contains:
- a CDS encoding PAS domain-containing sensor histidine kinase — protein: MPSEEALQQAKNQLEIRVEERTQELRQALAELKEVILQLQWEIGQRQQVEASLREREEQYRSVVDNVKEVIFQTDVNGYWTFLNPAWSEITDFAIAGSLGTFFLDYVHPDDRQRNLYEFQLLIAGKQEYCRHEVRYRTACGSYRWIEVFTQLTFDANRKITGTCGTLYDITERHLSEEVLAERERYLAALVEVQRRLLAFEKDTQQGLIKQKPYNEILEVLGQVADASRVYVFENYRDEQGRLLMSQQAEWCAPGMPPKMESQTVQNLSYDDVFPRWSQVLSQNEIIAGIITEFPESERVVLAPQGILSILILPLTVNGTFFGFIGFDNCTEGHPWQASEVDLLTSAAAAVSLWNESFLAQQALRQSEAVNRALLEAIPDALVRIHRDGTYLDFIPAKNRQTPISAHAFLGKKIASLLPHELALKLSADVAATLSTGKVQVSEAPIQIKGERRHYEIRSVFYSQDEVLIMGRDVTEQKQAEAALRESEERFRSLVDHIPGVVYRRAYDADWTIDFISDFMEEMIGYPAADFLHNQVRTFTSVIAPEDRTRVERVVAECIALRKPYVIEYRLVGKDGSIRWVYEKGQGVFAADGSLLCLDGVLFDITDYRKTQEDLRLREEQFRQLTENIHEVFFLTLPDLSQILYISPAYEDLWGRTTQSLYEQPQSWLDSVHPEDRDRVVAALTPHLQQVQDFDEEYRIVRPDGSVRWIWVRACHILHKVDSPARIAGIAEDVTERKLAEVEILNALAKEKELGDLKSRFISITSHEFRTPLATIMSTAELLEYYEWTQEDKVEQLHLIQDAVKHMLQLLEDSLFIGTAEAGQVRFNPEPLVLNEFCQDLVTEMQRGMSLNPTPSGIPHTLTLVCRGHRFLACMDKKLLRQLLSNLLCNAIKYSPAGGQVHFELTCQDDKAIFQIQDQGIGIPKEEQSRLFEFFYRAKNVGAIAGTGLGLAIVKTCVDLHRGEIAVESEVGIGTRFTVSLPLKNHFSLPMLNCLPPHPHQPTRLGDAS